From Companilactobacillus heilongjiangensis, one genomic window encodes:
- a CDS encoding TMEM175 family protein, which produces MSKERLVAFTDAVLAIVITILVLELDKPTQVTWAGIFALRENYFAYTTSFFWIGLMWLSHHNGWQEVKKINSSIVILSLVMLFFTSFFPYTTSIMASHFNNSVAQALYGINVILVTFSNIAISQALNHANRHLHFGLLFTTPNWVMILNLLLKFIGLIITLTIYPPMMTWVVMFDVAFLSVIMWITRNNDQTI; this is translated from the coding sequence ATGAGCAAAGAAAGACTTGTTGCATTCACAGATGCTGTATTAGCTATCGTCATTACCATATTAGTATTGGAACTGGATAAGCCCACACAAGTAACTTGGGCAGGAATTTTTGCACTCCGAGAAAATTATTTCGCATATACTACTTCATTTTTCTGGATTGGATTAATGTGGTTGTCACACCATAACGGTTGGCAAGAGGTTAAAAAAATTAATAGTTCGATTGTCATACTCTCGTTAGTAATGCTATTCTTCACATCATTTTTTCCATACACAACCAGCATTATGGCTTCACATTTCAACAATTCCGTTGCCCAAGCATTATATGGAATCAATGTAATTCTGGTTACTTTCAGTAATATAGCCATCTCACAGGCGCTCAACCATGCCAATAGACACCTTCACTTTGGATTATTATTTACGACACCAAATTGGGTCATGATCTTGAATTTACTGCTAAAGTTTATTGGTCTAATCATAACTTTAACAATTTACCCTCCAATGATGACTTGGGTTGTCATGTTTGATGTTGCCTTTTTATCAGTTATTATGTGGATTACGCGTAACAATGACCAGACAATTTGA
- a CDS encoding nucleoside hydrolase, with protein MTKVIMDCDPGIDDAIALTVLLAHPEKADLMGVTTVGGNVKLEYVTQNAKKLLTFLGSKAELASGQASPLVKPIETAGEIHGKTGMEGYDFPENSLDYPLTSDNAVTYMYDRISKSDEKVNLVATAPLSNVALLLKTFPDVKKNIEHIYIMGGSTLQGNITLAAEFNAYVDPEAMDIVFNSGLPITLSGLNLTENKAYLTMDEIGKIKDLGRVGKMASSILDFYASAELAKGMTKIPIHDACAVISLIAPELFTKSTNYSMDVCLTNDQYRGMTYPDRRTDAPQKNSIKVLEDVDREAFVKFIFDSLASYDK; from the coding sequence ATGACAAAAGTAATTATGGACTGTGATCCTGGTATTGATGATGCGATTGCTCTAACAGTTTTACTTGCACATCCCGAAAAAGCTGATTTGATGGGTGTTACTACCGTTGGTGGTAACGTTAAACTTGAATATGTTACACAAAATGCTAAGAAGCTACTAACATTTTTAGGCTCAAAGGCAGAACTTGCATCTGGTCAAGCATCCCCACTAGTAAAACCAATTGAAACTGCTGGTGAAATCCACGGTAAAACTGGTATGGAAGGTTATGACTTTCCCGAAAACAGTCTTGACTATCCTTTGACAAGCGACAACGCCGTAACATACATGTACGACCGCATTTCTAAGAGTGACGAAAAGGTCAACTTGGTTGCCACTGCTCCATTATCAAACGTTGCCCTTCTATTGAAGACTTTCCCAGACGTTAAGAAAAATATCGAACACATCTATATTATGGGTGGCTCAACTCTTCAAGGTAACATCACTCTAGCTGCCGAATTCAACGCTTACGTTGACCCAGAAGCTATGGATATCGTCTTCAACTCAGGATTGCCAATTACTTTATCAGGTCTAAACTTAACCGAAAACAAGGCTTATCTAACAATGGACGAAATCGGTAAGATTAAAGATCTCGGTCGCGTTGGTAAAATGGCCAGCTCCATCTTGGATTTCTACGCTTCAGCTGAATTAGCTAAAGGTATGACAAAGATTCCAATTCACGATGCCTGTGCCGTTATCAGTTTGATTGCTCCAGAATTATTCACTAAGAGCACAAACTATTCAATGGATGTTTGCCTAACTAACGACCAATATCGTGGTATGACATATCCCGACCGTCGTACAGATGCTCCACAAAAGAACAGTATCAAAGTTCTTGAAGATGTTGACCGTGAAGCATTTGTTAAATTCATTTTTGATTCATTAGCAAGCTACGACAAATAA
- a CDS encoding SDR family oxidoreductase — MAKVLILGANGKIARLAEHIFVDTTDADLRLYLRNAGRLKDFADSHKLVETVEGDATDVAALSESMSDVDMVYANLAGGNIEDEAKAVVEAMHAEKKTRLVWISTLGIYDEVPGKFGEWNNKTLGNYITTYAAAAKVIEDSDLDYTIIRPAWLTDKPEVDYEVTQKGEAFKGTEVSRRSIAQVVVDIFQDPDKFKRESIGVNKPNTDGDKPAWY, encoded by the coding sequence ATGGCTAAAGTTTTAATTTTAGGTGCTAACGGGAAAATTGCTCGTTTGGCTGAACATATTTTTGTTGATACAACTGATGCAGATTTAAGATTATATTTGAGAAATGCTGGACGTTTAAAGGATTTCGCTGATTCACACAAATTGGTTGAAACCGTTGAGGGTGACGCTACTGATGTTGCCGCATTGAGCGAATCAATGTCAGACGTTGATATGGTTTACGCAAACTTAGCTGGTGGCAATATTGAAGATGAAGCTAAGGCTGTTGTTGAAGCTATGCATGCCGAAAAGAAGACACGTCTAGTCTGGATTTCTACTTTGGGTATTTATGATGAAGTACCTGGTAAATTCGGTGAATGGAACAACAAGACTTTGGGTAACTACATCACTACATACGCTGCTGCAGCTAAAGTTATTGAAGATTCAGATCTTGACTACACAATCATTCGTCCAGCTTGGTTGACTGACAAGCCAGAAGTTGATTATGAAGTGACACAAAAGGGTGAAGCCTTCAAAGGAACTGAAGTTTCAAGAAGATCAATCGCTCAAGTTGTTGTCGATATTTTCCAAGATCCTGACAAGTTTAAACGCGAGTCAATTGGTGTTAACAAGCCTAATACTGACGGGGATAAGCCTGCTTGGTATTAA
- a CDS encoding MarR family winged helix-turn-helix transcriptional regulator — translation MTSDVAHLIKVASNEISRGINTFAAKYGLTGTQVQIIHYLADHHNVEIYQKDIEREFNIRRSTATNILKTMEKDELIIRRSVKSDSRLKRIVLSDKSKEMQDAIDKFMTDNDQKILSTLGTLERHSFVRALKKIPLKLKK, via the coding sequence ATGACGAGTGACGTGGCTCATTTGATTAAGGTTGCATCGAATGAAATTTCCCGTGGTATCAATACTTTTGCGGCTAAATATGGACTGACTGGTACTCAGGTACAGATTATTCATTACTTGGCTGACCACCATAATGTCGAGATTTATCAAAAAGATATTGAGAGAGAATTCAATATTCGCCGCTCTACTGCGACTAATATTTTGAAGACTATGGAAAAAGATGAATTAATTATTCGACGTAGCGTTAAAAGTGACTCGCGTTTGAAACGTATCGTTTTGTCTGACAAGTCTAAAGAGATGCAAGATGCTATCGATAAATTTATGACCGATAATGATCAGAAAATTCTCTCGACTTTAGGTACATTAGAACGGCATAGTTTTGTTCGCGCTCTCAAAAAGATTCCCTTAAAATTAAAAAAGTGA
- a CDS encoding acetylornithine transaminase → MEHVFPTYARFPFDLVKGEDVYLTDNHDKTYLDFTSGIGVCSFGYSNEIIQSNVQNQLGKIWHISNLYESQIQDDVAAMLCDDDQLAFFCNSGTEANEAAFKLARKYNGKTAVLAFNNGFHGRSYGSMSLTGNPDIQKGFGPLVPDVEFADYNDNEALELIDSHLAAVILEVIQGEGGVYVADQKWLTDIQQACHDNGVLLIIDEVQSGIGRTGKKFAFENFGLKPDIITLAKALGNGIPIGAMIGKKEMIGAFGPGSHGTTFGGNKLAMASAQGVLQQLTPEFLAEVQAKSAKVWQKLETEILPLLSVTEVTGMGLMIGIHLDTTLDVNEVITKLQDKGLLTLSAKHNTLRLLPPLIMDDDKLNEGLDIIKEILQ, encoded by the coding sequence ATGGAACATGTATTCCCAACGTACGCGCGTTTCCCATTTGATTTAGTTAAAGGTGAGGATGTCTATTTAACCGACAATCATGATAAAACTTATTTGGATTTCACTAGCGGTATTGGTGTCTGTAGTTTTGGTTACAGCAATGAAATTATTCAAAGTAACGTTCAAAATCAATTAGGTAAAATTTGGCATATTTCTAACTTGTATGAAAGTCAGATTCAAGACGATGTTGCCGCAATGTTGTGTGACGATGATCAGTTAGCTTTCTTCTGTAATTCAGGTACTGAAGCTAACGAAGCTGCGTTCAAGTTGGCTCGTAAATATAATGGTAAAACAGCAGTTCTAGCATTCAACAACGGGTTCCATGGTCGGAGTTATGGTTCGATGTCATTGACCGGTAATCCAGATATTCAAAAAGGCTTTGGTCCATTAGTTCCAGATGTAGAATTTGCGGACTATAACGATAACGAAGCGCTTGAATTGATTGACTCGCATTTAGCAGCGGTAATTCTTGAAGTAATTCAAGGTGAGGGCGGCGTTTATGTAGCTGACCAGAAGTGGTTGACCGATATTCAACAAGCTTGCCATGATAACGGCGTTTTACTGATTATTGATGAAGTTCAAAGTGGAATTGGCAGAACGGGTAAGAAATTTGCCTTTGAAAACTTTGGGTTGAAACCTGATATCATCACTTTGGCAAAAGCGTTAGGTAACGGTATTCCGATTGGCGCGATGATTGGTAAAAAGGAAATGATCGGAGCCTTTGGCCCTGGGTCACATGGAACAACTTTTGGCGGTAATAAGTTAGCTATGGCATCTGCTCAAGGCGTTTTACAACAATTAACACCAGAATTTTTGGCAGAGGTTCAAGCTAAGTCAGCTAAAGTCTGGCAAAAACTAGAGACAGAAATTCTACCATTATTATCTGTGACCGAGGTAACTGGAATGGGTCTAATGATTGGGATTCATTTGGATACGACATTAGATGTCAATGAAGTGATAACAAAACTGCAGGATAAAGGTTTACTGACATTGTCAGCTAAGCACAATACTTTGCGTTTGTTGCCACCATTGATTATGGATGATGATAAATTAAATGAAGGTTTAGATATTATCAAAGAAATTTTACAGTAA